One genomic segment of Desulfosporosinus sp. Sb-LF includes these proteins:
- a CDS encoding NAD-dependent 4,6-dehydratase LegB, whose product MKKTLVTGADGFIGSHLVEQLIREGKKVKAFVYYNSFNTWGWLDTFPKELLEEIELFAGDIRDPNGVREALREVDEVFHLAALIAIPFSYHSPDTYVDTNVKGTLNVLQASKDLGTKRVLVTSTSEVYGTAQYVPIDEKHPFQGQSPYSATKIGADRLAESFYRSFEMPITIIRPFNTYGPRQSARAVIPTVITQLLSGMTEIKLGSLTPTRDFNYVKDTVQGFIDIAKSDKTIGQEINIATQQEISIGQLAQELIDQINPKARIICDEQRFRPEKSEVNRLLGSNKKIRELTVWEPKYSLTQGLAETIAFLKENLNRYKADIYNM is encoded by the coding sequence ATGAAAAAAACACTTGTCACCGGTGCTGATGGATTTATAGGTAGTCATCTTGTAGAACAACTTATAAGGGAAGGTAAAAAAGTTAAGGCATTTGTTTATTATAATTCATTTAATACCTGGGGATGGCTTGATACATTTCCCAAAGAGCTGTTAGAGGAAATTGAACTATTTGCTGGTGATATCCGTGATCCCAACGGAGTAAGAGAGGCACTAAGAGAGGTGGATGAGGTTTTCCATCTTGCGGCCTTAATAGCGATTCCATTTAGCTATCATTCACCTGATACTTACGTTGATACTAATGTAAAAGGCACACTAAATGTGCTGCAGGCGTCTAAAGATCTGGGAACTAAAAGAGTCCTGGTAACCTCTACATCGGAAGTCTATGGCACTGCGCAGTATGTTCCCATCGATGAGAAACACCCATTTCAAGGTCAATCTCCATATTCAGCTACAAAAATAGGGGCTGACAGACTAGCGGAGAGCTTTTATCGTAGCTTTGAAATGCCCATTACCATCATACGTCCATTTAACACTTATGGACCGCGTCAATCGGCTAGGGCAGTGATTCCAACTGTTATTACCCAGCTTTTATCAGGAATGACTGAAATAAAGCTAGGTTCACTTACTCCGACTAGAGATTTTAATTATGTAAAAGATACAGTCCAAGGCTTTATTGACATAGCCAAGTCTGATAAAACCATAGGGCAAGAGATTAATATTGCGACCCAGCAGGAGATATCAATCGGTCAGCTCGCTCAGGAGTTAATTGATCAGATTAACCCTAAAGCAAGGATTATCTGTGACGAGCAAAGATTCCGTCCAGAAAAAAGCGAGGTAAACAGACTATTAGGTTCAAACAAGAAAATCCGAGAACTTACAGTTTGGGAGCCAAAGTACAGTTTAACACAGGGGTTGGCTGAGACGATAGCGTTTCTAAAGGAGAATTTAAACCGATATAAAGCAGATATTTATAATATGTAA